One region of Trichosurus vulpecula isolate mTriVul1 chromosome 1, mTriVul1.pri, whole genome shotgun sequence genomic DNA includes:
- the RALBP1 gene encoding ralA-binding protein 1 gives MTECFLPPTSSPSEHRRVEHGSGLTRTPSSEEISPTKFPGLYRTGEPSPPHDSLHEPPDIVSDDEKEHGKKKGKFKKKEKRTEGYAAFQEDSSGDEAESPSKMKRSKGIHVFKKPSFSKKKEKDFKVKEKPKEEKHKEEKHKEEKHKEKKSKDLTAADVVKQWKEKKKKKKPTQEPEMPQVDIPSLRPIFGIPVAEAAERTMMYDGIRLPAVFRECIDYVEKYGMKCEGIYRVSGIKSKVDELKAAYDREESPNLEEYEPNTVASLLKQYLRDLPENLLTKELLPRFEEACGRNTEGEKVQEFQRLLKELPECNYLLISWLIVHMDHVISKELETKMNIQNISIVLSPTVQISNRVLYVFFTHVQELFGNVILKQVTKPLRWSNMATMPTLPETQESIKEEIRRQEFLLNCLHRDLQAGIKDLSKEERLWEVQRILTALKRKLREAKRQECETKIAQEIASLSKEDVSKEEMNENEEVINILLAQENEILTEQEELLAMEQFLRRQIAAEKEEIERLRAEIAEIQSRQQHGRSETEEYSSESESESEDEEELQVILEDLQRQNEELEIKNNHLNQAIHEEREAIIELRVQLRLLQMQRAKSEQQVQEDEEPEKRGGGPQQQRDSVPETKAAKEQQPKAVKEQVKPSPSKDRKETPI, from the exons ATGACTGAGTGCTTCCTGCCTCCCACCAGCAGCCCCAGCGAGCACCGTAGGGTGGAGCATGGCAGTGGTCTTACTCGAACTCCCAGCTCTGAAGAGATCAGCCCTACTAAGTTCCCTGGATTATACAGGACTGGTGAGCCGTCACCTCCCCATGACAGCCTGCATGAACCTCCAGATATAGTGTCTGATGATGAAAAGgaacatggaaagaaaaaaggaaaatttaagaaaaaggaaaaaagga CTGAAGGCTATGCTGCCTTTCAGGAGGACAGCTCAGGAGATGAGGCAGAAAGTCCTTCCAAAATGAAGAGGTCCAAGGGAATACACGTCTTTAAAAAGCCCAGCTTttctaaaaagaaggaaaaggattttaaagtgaaagagaaacccaaagaagaaaaacataaagaagaaaagcacaaggaagaaaaacataaagAGAAGAAGTCAAAAGACTTGACAGCAGCTGATGTTGTTAAAcagtggaaggaaaagaagaaaaagaaaaagccaactcAGGAGCCAGAAATGCCTCAGGTTGACATTCCAAGTCTCAGACCCATTTTTGGGATACCTGTGGCTGAAGCAGCAGAGAGGACCATGATGTACGATGGCATCCGCTTGCCAGCAGTTTTTCGTGAATGTATAGATTATGTAGAGAAGTATGGCATGAAATGTGAAGGCATCTACAGAGTTTCAG GAATAAAATCAAAGGTGGATGAGCTAAAAGCAGCCTATGACCGAGAAGAATCTCCAAACTTGGAAGAATATGAACCTAATACTGTAGCCAGTTTGCTGAAGCAGTATTTGCGAGATCTTCCTGAAAACTTGCTTACCAAAGAGCTTTTGCCCCGATTTGAAGAGGCTTGTGGGAGGAACACAGAGGGTGAGAAAGTGCAGGAATTCCAGCGCTTGCTGAAAGAGTTGCCAGAGTGTAACTATCTTCTGATTTCCTGGCTGATTGTGCACATGGACCATGTTATATCAaaggaattggaaacaaaaatgaacatACAGAATATTTCTATAGTGCTCAGCCCTACCGTTCAG atAAGTAACCGTGTCCTGTATGTGTTTTTTACACATGTGCAAGAGCTCTTTGGAAATGTAATCTTAAAACAGGTGACTAAACCCCTTCGATGGTCTAACATGGCCACTATGCCAACACTGCCAGAAACACAGGAAAGCATCAAGGAGGAAATCAGAAGACAG GAGTTTCTTTTGAACTGTCTACACCGAGATTTACAGGCAGGAATAAAAGATTTATCCAAGGAAGAAAGGTTATGGGAGGTACAAAGAATTTTGACAGCCCtcaaaaggaaactgagagaagcAAAAAGACAA GAGTGTGAAACCAAGATTGCTCAAGAGATTGCCAGCCTTTCAAAAGAGGATGtttccaaagaagagatgaatgaaaatgaagaggttataAATATTCTACTTGCCCAG GAAAATGAGATTCTGACAGAACAGGAAGAGCTTCTAGCTATGGAACAGTTCCTCCGGAGACAGATTGCTGCcgaaaaagaagagatagaacgTCTCAGAGCAGAAATTGCTGAAATTCAAAG TCGTCAGCAGCATGGTCGGAGTGAAACAGAAGAATATTCCTCTGAaagtgagagtgagagtgaggatgAAGAGGAGCTGCAGGTCATTCTCGAAGACTTACAGAGACAGAATGAGGAGCTGGAG ATAAAGAACAATCATTTGAACCAAGCAATTCACGAAGAGCGAGAGGCCATCATTGAACTTCGAGTGCAGCTTCGACTCCTCCAGATGCAGCGAGCAAAATCTGAGCAGCAGGTGCAGGAAGATGAAGAGCCAGAAAAGCGTGGGGGTGGACCTCAGCAGCAAAGAGACAGTGTCCCTGAAACAAAAGCAGCAAAAGAGCAGCAGCCAAAGGCGGTCAAGGAGCAAGTGAAGCCATCACCAAGCAAAGACCGGAAGGAAACACCGATATGA